Genomic window (Salvelinus namaycush isolate Seneca chromosome 27, SaNama_1.0, whole genome shotgun sequence):
aacagtcccatgtggcgtaacataacacagacacaggagacaaccacccacaacaaacagtgtgaaaacacctaccttaatatgactctcaatcagaggaaatgaaaaccacctgcctctaattgagagccatatcaggtcaccctttaaaccaacatagaaacagaaaacatagactgcccacccaaactcacgtcctgaccaactaacacatacaaaaactaacagaaaataggtcaggaacgtgacagctataGATTTGACATGTAAACTGGTTTGTCAACAGATTTTGAGATCTAcataatgaaaatgtatgtcTGTAAAGTAGAAACATAAAAAGTATGATATGTACTCAAATGTACTACTATGATGATGACTTTTATGATTTTACTTCACAGATAATTTTTTTTATCTGATATTGACAAGCTCAGAAACTTAACAAATCAAATTCATGTTTATTGGTTAAATACACAGATTAGCAGATCAGTGATCAGTGattgtaaaatatgtttttaatgATCACACCTTTCATCACACATGGGATAGAAATTATGGAAATTAGATTTTACATTTTTGATGGGTCAATTTTTGATGGGTAGAGCAAGTGTATTTCCTAATGTTAAAACCAGTAATGTAGCATATTACATTCAAAGGGCATTTTTTCTATTGGATTAACTTGTTAAAACAACTAAATTGAGAAGATATCATTATGTTGTGTTTCGGTGATTAAATCAATGTTCTCATGGTATTTCACAGTAAACTTATATTTTGGATCAATGGGTGTGTGGTGAAAGATGTCTCCAAACAAAATGAAAgcacaaaaaaatgttttgaagATAAGACTTGGTGGATTACAAGTGTTACCAGTTaggagttttgtactaagagttttTTAAATTCACGCTCGTGAAGTACCAAAGCGATTGAAAAACCtgtaacacagagagagagagagagagagagagagagagagagagagagagagagagagagagagagagagagaggaggggccgAGGGATAAGAGGGAAATAGAGGATTGTGTGGCCTAGTGGTGGTTATTCTTCTAACAGCCTCTGTTGGACCTCTGACAGGCTTTTTTTTTCAGAAGGGGGGGGTTCCGCGGGAGGTCGGGCCCCCAAGATAGCATATGAACATATCAGAAGGCATTATTTAATTAATTGTTGAAtgacaggaaattagctttaaaactgcaaaacaaCCTCATGGAAAATCTGTAGAACAGCAGGAAATTAGATCAGGGATTTGTCCTTGTCTGACAGGGAAACAAAAATTTCAGGCAGGTCACcttgatacaagtcagtatttgacgTCCATCCATATCCAACGATATCGACAGATAACGTGCAAagcggccactaggggcaacagtgagcgctgttacctttaAGTGGGTTTTGGCGTAAGCATCTGCCTTACGTTCCAAAGGAATATAAAATTGTTtttcatatttttgttttaagcctatcccaaaccttaacccttaccttaaagcTGCTTTATGTATGATTCCCGTGCTTAAGTTTAGTTtatttacttttggttttgtacaccagcttcaaacagctgaaaacacAACATTATTGGtgatggaaaatatatttcacagcggtttagatgttacaaggattctctactaattaggtgaactattagaattttagcaaccaggaaatggcggagcgatttctgcatagtgcatctttaaccttaccttaaccctttacCTTAACCattgtaagcatctgcctctgattccaaaggttgcatgtttgaatccagcATAGAAagtagtttttttatattttagttcTAAGCCTGTCCCACACCTCAACCCTAcctttaaccattcagagttaatgcctaaccttatgAATTTAGAGGTAAAACTTAACCCTAATCTTAAAAATGTGGAGTTGATGCCTAAACTTAAATTTtttggaacaacttcgaaatttgagatttgagaaacatggatgactatccaattctgatgtgagactgtgagaaGTTGTAAAATTTACATTTATGGAATTTTATAAGGGAAAATATTTGTTTTGGGAATTTTCTAATGCCCTTGTCTGGAGCAAAATATCCCAATTTCAAACTCTCCAAAAACAGTGTCTACAATTCTAAAAACTGTCAATAGTGGATATTACCTGGAAAATGATATTATGTAGTTACTTGCAATAGCCCTTTGTGACTTTAAAGAATATTTCTCTCAAAACTGTGATTAAAAGATGTGTCCGGAGATTTGGTAAACTCTGTCAGATGTATTTAAAATCCTAAATGAATCAGGAATGAGCAGGGTCAACTATACCATAAGGATCCCTTATTCATGTCTTCATTACATGTAGCGCAACAAGACCACTCATGGTCTGTAAAGTTCTCTACTTTTGATAGATTAAAACAAACAATATTGGAATAGCCATGGTCACAACCATAAACTGTCAACTTTTCCTGATAGATAAGATAGAATATGAATTTTGATTCAAATACGTTACATTTAATTAGGTTTTAGAGTCAATAAGCAACTGAGGAAAAACAAAATGTCTACTGTGTATGCCACTTGAATGAAGAAAAAAATTCAATTTTTGTCAACTCTGTAAAACATCAACTGCCTCAGATTTGTGTCTCTTGTTGGACACTAATTGAAAAATGAAAGTTAGTTGCATTttataaaaatgaaataaaaatgtgGTTGTTTCTTTACATGGTGTGATAGCTGATACTTTGgtatattaaaatatatatttcaaatgtTGTTACTATTAAAACAAATATTTGCGGGAAAAAAGTTagaaacagcaacattttctctcagcctcatggcaaaatgtgcaaaatagcatgagattagctataaaactgcaaatTGTTCACTATGTCCCCTGGCAAAACCCCTCTTGGACACAGCAAGACTCCTTAGTTTCGAACCATGAGACAGTACTAAAGTATCCTACACTACCTACgcttcgctctctctttctctctttctcttcaacCGTGCACATAGCGCGTGGGTGCAGCACTCTTCGCCAGGCCGTGAACGTTCCAGAATGCTTTTTGTGCGAACGTGGAATGGGGTGAGAGAAAAGGCGCTTTGTTTCGGAATTATTTGGTTACCAGCCTTTGGAAAGGAAAGCCCAAGTTGGACCAGAGTTGTATGGCCTAGTAAAGTAGCTTTCCTCTTGACATATGTGCATGGAATATGTGCATATCCTATAGCCTACGCGTGCAGTCGTCCACTGCCAGTTTTTAATAAATTACATATTGGCTTAACGTCACTACACCGATATGCTACAGTTGAATGTAATATGGTTATGCACTTTGCTTTGCAATGATACGTTTTACGATCGATCCATGCTATGTAGCAACCCGTGGTTAGTATACCCACAAGCATTAGCATGTTGAGTGAAATATTGACAACTAGTAGCCCATTCCAAAATTATTACAGAATTGTAATATTTCTGACCAAATCTCATACAACTCCAAGGTGAAATTAGTAAAACATGCATTTCTCCAAGGCCATAAGGCCATCTCCATAAAACGTTTATAGCCGAAAGCCATTTTGCCCTAATAGGTTATTGTTAtgaaaatctaaatttaatcaaatatatttattggCATACACTGCTCCCCAATCATTAAAAGCTTTAGAGCTATTTTTAGAAAATATAAAACGTGTAAAACGAATACTAATGTATAGGCCTGTAACAGCCTGTTTTGAATTAGGCTACTTATAGCACGAGGGGGAAGAGACTGCTGCAAGCTGCTGCACGCTTGGAGAGCCCGCGTGTTTGAACAGCTATAAAAATAAATTATTACCAAAGGCTTACAAAGCTTCAGAGTTTTTGGCCTCGATTCGCGAATCCCATCTGAAAAAGTTAAGAGGGTTGTTATTTGTGCATTATATATCACAATTGGTCTCTTTGATAACGTTCTCATTCATGACGGGGTTTGATTTATGAGCTAGTGAAGGCAAACATGGCTCGAGCATTTGCCTCCACATGCACACAGCAAAGGGAGCTAGCAACCAATGCTATTGCTAGCCTAGTATGTTCACAATTTTACTAACTTTACAACCAGGGGAAGTAAAAGAGGACATTTATTCGATGTATTGTAGTAGCCTGTGAAATATTCTGCATACTCGGATCTGCTTGAAATTGGACAAGACAAGTTTTCTAAAGAGTTTCTGATTCAAAATTGTAAGCTGATATTTCTATTAAGCAAATAGTTAAAATGTATATGAACTCCATTCTCAAATTGCACAGCTATTTATATCACTGAAAAATAATGAAAAATTAGCTAAtttttaattaacataaacagaaTACAATCTCAAGGGCTCAAGGCCTCCACGATGAAGGTTCGTTTTTTATCCATCTAAACATTTATGCTTAGCCTATTATAGAATATAAACCATGCATTTATTAGAGTAACTATAGGATTTATACTCCGACATACGGCTATATTGGCCTGCTTTCATCACACTATTTTGACTTGCAAATTAACTAGAGTAAATTTGTATTCAGGATGAGCTACTAAACATTGTATCGATTGGTAATGCCTCATTTAAATTTTGGGGGGGTTGATAAAAAATACACTTTACACTTCATAAAAAGGTTTGGATAATAATAACAAAACACAATCTTGCAAGTTCCTTATAGCAAGTCAGATTTATTCTAACAAAAATATCCATGGCACTGTAAGCTATACAAAAATAAAATGACCAGAATTCATACTGTTGTGCAACTTTTCACAAACCCATAATATTGCATCTTAAGAAATCATTGTGTTATTGTAATTGCAGGCCACAATGGTATATTTTTTCCAGACTCTTACCTTGAATTAATCGACTAGGTCTAATCAATTAATCAATAAAAAGGAAATGTGCCGATCATATTAAACAACCACCAAAATTAACTTCATAGTTAATACCGgagtttttttctttctttaaaTGTTCCAGGTTGAAAGTCTTGCTCTATTTTTCATTGATTTCAATAGCTCAGATGCTGTAAGTCAATTGTAGTTAATGACTCCGAGAAAAAGTAGAAGCTGTCGGTAGATATGTCCAGATTGTCCACGGGGCTGTCCAGGGATTCTGGCAAACTAGGCGAAGCGGCATCGGAGAGGTGAAGGCAAGAATCCGAGGAGAATACTTGGAAGTCTTGTACTGAGACGTCCAGGGCCGCGGGACTACCGCCATTGTCCTGGCCAGGTGCAGAGCCGGGCCCTATTGTTGACACGCAGCCTGGAACAGTGGGTGACGGGTTGGGGAAATGCTTCAGATTTTTGTCATTGCTGCTCAGTGGTAAAACTGTGTAACTCTGGGCCACGCCATTGTGCGGGCCAACATTCTGGAGCTGCTGGGAAGTACTGAGTGAGTTCTGCTGAAAGGAGCAGGCCCCTCTCTCCATAAGGGCCCCGGTCACTATATTGAGGCTCTGCTCAAACAACGagccctcatcctcctcctcgtcGCTCTGGGTCCTGTCCTCAGCACTCGGCTCTTTCCCTTCGCCATTGTGGTTCTCCTTGCACTGGGTCTGCCTCTTGTGCTTCATGCGCCGGTTCTGGAACCATACTTTGACCTGCCGCTCGGTGAGGTCCAGCAGGGCGGCTATCTCCACCCTCCTCGGTCGGCACAGATACTTGTTGAAGTGGAACTCCTTCTCCAGCTCCAGGAGCTGTGTGTTGGTGTACGCAGTCCTCAACCGCCGCGAACCCTCTCCTCCACTGTCTAGAATCTCCGGCGAACCTGAAACAGCAGCACATAAATCACAAGATAAAGAAGCATTACACAATTAACCACTATGACTTGATAATGCAATATTactcctgtataaacacaaaccaCCAGAGATTAACCTATTTAACACAGTGGCTATACTGCAGCAAAATGGCTGCTCATAGTAGCACCCTATGCATTCTCCCCCACAAAATAGCCTACTTGTAATATGGCTATTGACTGATTAATGCACACTATTGGACGAAGTCATTTAGCGCACCATATGTACATAATTTCCCCCAAAAtacagcagagaaagagagagagagagagagagagagagagagagagagagcagtagtgTGGTCCAGACTGGGCTACTATACTGATGAATGCGCCAGCTGCCCGGCACGGCAACACTACTCTATCACTCTTCATTACTGTCACACATCAAAACTCTGGCACTGCTCGGCGAGGAAGGGCACCGTGGAAATTAAATAAATCATTTTACATTACTTAACTTTGCCCAAACTTTTCCGACTAGAGTAACAATATGGATAACCCAATGCACGATTGTGCCCAGTAGATCAATTTCGAATAGGCTCTGCAACTTGGTAATGGCTAGCCTATTGCCACTCCTTCAAGAGCTTGGAAAGTGCATTCTGAATAAAAATGTCTGCCCTCTAAATTACCCCATTAAAACCACCCACCTTTCGGGGAGAAGCATACAGGTCCACTCGTTATGGCAGTCGCGGTGGAAGTCGGCAGGTGATTCTTCTTGGAGGCTTTCTTCTCTCGCATCCAGGGGTATTCCGGGGGTAGGGAGGCAGTGGGCAGCGGGATGCATCCATCGGGGCTGTGTCTGGGCCGGCTATGCCTCGGGTGGATGCCTGGGTTGAGGCTGGGAATGGTCTGCTCAAAAGGAGGAGGAATCAGTGTCGAGTGTGAAAGCGTCGAGCTCTTGATTGATGAACTTTGAAATGAATCACCGACAGGGGGGAAAGATGTCAGGCACTCAGCAAGCGAAGGCTGACTATTGATAAAACCGCTCTCTCGCTCGAATTCGTAATTCATCTCCGCTCGCTGAGAGCCGAGGAAAGTTTGCTGCGCGTATTTTTATAAATGTAGCGGCTCAATGAGAAAGAGGTGGtggcattttttttaaattcactgATTACGGCCGTATGGTGACCGAACAGCTATTAAACTATTGAATTCATGGAGACAAGGTGGAAATTGGAGCCAAGTCACATGATTACTTCTGCCCAATGACAATTTGGGGTTTAATCAAAAGAAGCCACTGTCTGCGTGATTGATCCAAAAACTCTGGTGAAGAACGCCTTGTCTCTATGGGGACGGCTGTTTTTATTTACACCTTTTTACGCCCGCCCCAGTTTATCGTCCCCTAGCCTCCTAGTCAACTAAACTATAAATGTGTTTTTAGAATGGCTGCCTGAGCGCTGTGAAAGTGAAGTAACTATATTGCCCGGGCTCATGCAGTCCTATTTTCTCGTATTGTTTGAGTATGTCTGGAGAGAACGCCCCCGCGCCACACAAATTACACCAGTAGCTACACACTATGCATGCAGTCATTAGCAAAGTTAGCCATTCATGTAGAGTTCTCTCTGGGAAAAAACACCCCAAAAACGGATATTTAGAGCTCCTGACAGCAACAACCCCTAACAATCCAATGTGTTCCAAAACGGTAGAGTTTACAATATAGACTGTGTTCATATACTTTCTTTTCAATACAAGCATAGATGAGCTATAGGTTAAGCTACTAATTGATGCATACAACTGGGAACAGAACGTCATACCTATTCTGGAGGCATGGGTTAATCATGCCTACTATACCATTTTAGTGTCATCCACTTGTATGCAGTACATTTATTACACATGAAGTAGTTACATATTGTGTTTAACGCCCAGATACCCAAATGCACATGGAGcatgtaagcacacacacacaaacctcagacaaacacacacacacacacacacacacaaccgatGTTGCTAAAATGATATGCACCTAATGCAAAAAAAAATAAGGCTTTAAAATATCACATTTTGTGTGCATGCATACCAATCATGTTCTGTTTCATTTGAGTCTGGAATTTTTGTGGAGTAATTATACTCTTTCTCAGTCTCTGCAATTATATCACTCTGCAGAGCACTCCCAGTTACACTAAAGCATGGTTGACCTATATGCTAACAACATACTAAGTTTAGGGAAACAAATTCCAGCCTGGCCTTCCAGCTGCTTCTCTTGGGGTTTCCCCGGATAAGCGAGGTCACAGCGGGCGTCTTAGTCTGGGTGAGGTGGGTGGTGGACAAGAATGGAGAAAATGATCCTCTTTACATTTAACTTTATTTCTCACACATTTCAACTTGTGCTATTGCACAGTTAATAAACCCCTGCCACTGGAATAGGTCATTTTAACGAATACATTGCAGAGAGATTCTGTAGAAGGAAATGTGTATCGACTGAGCGGCTCCCACAGTTTGGCTATGTACCCTTCCAGTACAATCTGTAAAAGCCACACTATGGATGTTTTTCGTCAAACAGCCAGTAAGCAGCTATGTTGTATGCTTCAAAGGAAATAAAATTGGAAGAGTGAGTGGGAGAGGAGGAAAATAAGTGGTAGGCCTTGCTCAGTTTATTGCTTATATAGCAAACAAAGAATCCTGGAAGCCTGCGCGCGATCAATCTTACTCGCCAAAAGGTCTGACAGCTCGGTGCCCTCAGAACACATTTAAGGCTTCTAACTCTCCCCCGGATCAAATGCAGCCAGGAAGCGGCGAGCAACGCTGGCCATTTAGATTATAACACGTTTCTGTTCGCTGTCACATCTTTTCTGTCGCTTAAGGGATGTTTTAAGACATTAAAAATACATGGAACATTTTGCAGAAGGGCGATAATGCGCGTAAATGGTGAGTAAGCTAAACCAACATCGCCACTGCATTTTCtttctggatttttttggggCGTATTTACAAAACGTAATTATTTTCGTTGGAGCATACATTTGGGTTTGTTGGAGGTAAGCAGAGTCTGTGGTAAAGGACGGGCCCGAGGAGGAGACGGATGGATTTTTGGAATTACGCATAGGCTTTGTGTGTGAGGCAAGGAGTGGGTGGCGGTTTCTGTGAACCCTACTCAGACCTACACATTTTCTTTACAGGGGGATTCTGGGGGAATGATTAAGAACACCTTTCCCACGGATGGAAAATGACAATTCCTTGTTTCAACTCAATCCCTTATTTATGCTGCGTTAAAATCTCCTACATATGGGTCAAATCAatgaagtttgtgtgtgtgtgtgtgtgtgtgtgtgtgtgtgtgtgtgtgtgtgtgtgtgtgtgtgtgtgtgtgtgtgtgtgtgtgtgtgtgtgtgcgcgcgcgcgtgcgcgagtgggtgcgtgtgtgttttgGATCCAGAGTTGCTCTGTCTATGCTGACAGACCATGGTTCAATTGTTCTAGGTTCCCCTGCTAACCATATGTCAGGATCAGTAGAGTGCCATCCCTGTAATACGTCATTAGTCGAAATTATAAAGGAAATAAATTCGAGTACAGATTTTGTAAAACATTTCAATAATCTTGAAATGCATTTGAAGGGGATAACTATAATTTTACTACACTAATAATTGTTTATTCGATTATCAGTTGGGAAATTCTGAATGCACAATGCATGGCATTGTATGTGGAATTGTGTTCTCCATTATTGGCTTATATTGACCTACATTTCATCAATATACTCACTGAATTATATTTGAAAATAAAAACTTGAATGTAGTCAAAGTAATTAagttgaaaacatgttttatgcTATGTAAGATGGTTCTTTGTGTGAATTTAATTTGGGCCTGCCACAACAAAGGAAACTCAGTACACATTCCCAAAAGTTAGTCTTAAGAGAGACATACACAAGCTTATTATTTTCATACTTATTTTACACCATTGCACAATAATAACAGCTGAAAATATGTCGATGACTTTTTGTTGCTTGTAAACGCTTGTAATTGTTATTGTGTGCAGCGAATCCAGGCCCACATAGGCCTATTTAGCTGCATCAGATAGCCTATGACTCAAATATTTAATATGTCCTGTATTACATATCCTTTCATTTAGTCTAATTTACATGTGTAAAGAACTATAATTATGAGCTTAACAGTCCTATAGCGCCATAATAAATTTGAAATATGGGGccaaaatgtgattgattgaataTAGGCCTATCAGCAAACTTTTTTTCTTAACGGATAGATACCTATTTTATCCTAACAAATACAGCAGAAGATCCTCGTGACACTTTTATTATTATGGATGTGCTCATGCGGAGGAGGCGCGGGAACAAGGCCACAGCAAAAGCTTCTGATGTGCCCACGCGCTAAAGGAGACAAAACGAGAGGCCTTTGTACAACGTTTTCGGGATTTATTGTCACTATCAAATCAACTATTATGTTATAGATTATTATAGGTAATATTGATTCTGAGATAATGTGAATTACATTTTTGTGATGTAATAGCATGCCCTCTAAAGTCCTACCAGTGTTTTTCCTCCTCACAAATAATTTATGGGATAATAagatgtttattattattatgcctATTATTATTGCTTCCTTATTGTAGTTTGTGCCATGTGTTATATGTTTAAATACCCTCGAAATCCAGGTTGAAAGATACAATGTATATTTAAATTCATTTCTTTATTTATTCGAACTGGAGCAGCATGGAATGTATGACATTGAAACAGAAACTTGGTGATATCTAGAATATTTGTTCAATAAAGAAACGTCTAATATCTGTCCGTCCTTCCAAGCGTGACTGGTTGATTTGCATTCGTAGAGAAATAAAATACCTCCtcgaagaagaaaaaaataacacCAACATATCAGTGTGCTGCTGAGTGTCGTGTCTGTCTGCTGTCAGGTAAGGGGTAGAACTAGAGCCTAGGCCTGGTTCCAACAGCCTTCTCTCCACATACAAAGAGCACAGGGGGGTCAAATAATACTAAAGAACTCCATATAACGTcatataaataaataacattttgAAAGTCCAACAGAACACAAGCTGGTTAGATCGTAGGCTGGAGCTTCCAGGCCTCCCTTTTTTAAGGATCCTTCCACAAGTGCAACAAAATGcaaaacaataacacaaaacaaatcttcAACTGCGGATAAATACCAAAAAACTAACACATTCACATTAAAATAATACCATAAGATTTGTTCATATACCCTGTTTGATTTGTTTTTAGAAACAAGTTAAAGATTAAATAGGTCTATGCGTATGTGCCCCCGCGCGTGTTGTCTCAGATAATAGGTCTGTGCGGAACAATAACACTATAGCAAATAGAGAGAACATTTGAAGCAAGCGTGATTACTTTCCTATGCTACTTCACACATTAAACTATATAAAAAAAGAACAAACATAACCTAGAACAAAGAGAAGGTGGAAAAAGCTACTAAAGAAGAGAAGAAACAAAGCGATGGTGGTTCGTCAGGTAAGACAATGGGGCGGAGTGATCCAGGGTGCAACCCGGCTACAGATGTGTCAGTTTGGGCGCTTCCTGAATTCTTCCCTGAGAGTAGTGCGGCGTATTAAGGTCTGTGTACGTCGGATTTGGATCGCACACTCTTTGATGGTGACTATTGCCCATAGTGATTGCTCCATTGTAGTCCATGTTTGTGGACGGCGTGTGCGAGAGATGGGTCAGGCCGAAAACGGAGGCCCTGTTGTTGGGCATCGAATCGATGTAACCTCCGCCTACATACACAGGGCTGACCTGCTGCAAGTGCGTCCCATAGCCGCCATTTCCTTGGAGAGGATGCGCGTCATACTCGGGCGTGGCCGAGCCGCCAGTCCCGGGATACCTCTTCTGAGAGGGCGGGCAGTTGTTTAGGGAGCTGTTCAAGGGAGGGGGATATGACGTAGGCATACCGTATGCATTATGAGCGGGCTTATTGTAAGACGTTGGCGACTGGGACTCATAGGGGACACTGTTAACCAGAGAATGCATAGAGTTGAGGTATCCTCCACCCCCGCCTCCGGGAGATGGGCCGAGGGGGCTCCGAGGGGACTGTCCTCCGGGAGAGGGCATCATGCCACACCCTTTCTGATCCTTTTTGTACTTCATCCTGCGGTTCTGGAACCAGATCTTAATCTGCCTCTCCGTGAGGTTGAGCAGGTTGGCCATCTCGACCCTGCGGGGTCTGCAGAGGTAACGGTTGAAGTGGAACTCCTTCTCCAGCTCCACCAGCTGTGCGCTGGTATAAGCCGTCCGGGCTCTCTTCGACGCGGCTGACCCGCCCGGGGGGCTCTTGTCTCCAGGGCAACTCTCAACTGGCGGAAGAGGAAAAGGAAGACAGTCAATCAGTAACCAACCCCAGCAGCAAGCACAAGAACAAGACACAGAGTGACAAGATACATATAGCTGATAACACACGTCTCTCCACATGAACCGACTCAAATACACATATCAATAAGAGTTCTACAAATGCAGACAAATCAGAGATGTCCGCAACTAGACTGTGGATGTTACTAGTGCAATTATATCAGACATAACATGAACTATGACTGTATACATGCTGAGGATAGCTCTCAACTGTTAGCTATACTTTACTCAAAAGCCAAATCAAAGTGattataattgtgtgtgtgtgttaaactaCCTCATATTTCCCACTGTAGCTTTTTAACCCTCATAGTACACACATGTGCAATGCAAATATATGTATTCCTCACTGCGCATGACCTAAATCTCGCCTTGCCATCTCCTATGAGTCTCACCATGCTGAATGGCTGGGGCTCTGCCGCTGCACAGCAAGGTGTTGGTCTAGTTGCCGTTTATGGCAGGCTGCCAACACCTAATAAATGTTGCTACTAGCTACTGTACAGCCAGAAGCTGGGCGTGAGGAATGCAGCATGGCATCATGTTATGAGTTAGCTCTTCTTGATAAATGGGGAGATAATATTTTCACCATCTCTGTTTCAGAAACTAGGCTACTAATACTGCTTTTATTCGAAAAATGCTATAATCGGGCTAtaatccaaataataataattatccaaataaaaaatgtaatattcaAAATGATCATGTTTCATTAAGGAGCTACTGTTGAGGGATCTGTGATTAGAATTATTGCAAAAAGCAGACCCACTGGACACAGACTT
Coding sequences:
- the LOC120022623 gene encoding homeobox protein Hox-A2a-like; the encoded protein is MNYEFERESGFINSQPSLAECLTSFPPVGDSFQSSSIKSSTLSHSTLIPPPFEQTIPSLNPGIHPRHSRPRHSPDGCIPLPTASLPPEYPWMREKKASKKNHLPTSTATAITSGPVCFSPKGSPEILDSGGEGSRRLRTAYTNTQLLELEKEFHFNKYLCRPRRVEIAALLDLTERQVKVWFQNRRMKHKRQTQCKENHNGEGKEPSAEDRTQSDEEEDEGSLFEQSLNIVTGALMERGACSFQQNSLSTSQQLQNVGPHNGVAQSYTVLPLSSNDKNLKHFPNPSPTVPGCVSTIGPGSAPGQDNGGSPAALDVSVQDFQVFSSDSCLHLSDAASPSLPESLDSPVDNLDISTDSFYFFSESLTTIDLQHLSY
- the LOC120022599 gene encoding homeobox protein Hox-A3a-like, which produces MQKATYYDSSAIYSGYPYQSANGFSYDANQVQYPRASHVESEYHRPACSLQSPDGLVALQKPGEMAENCDRGTAIQAAQPPVLTESNQPQMSVSVPPPPPQSQSPGSLNQNTSNGSCQPNSKSSVHSSPTTTRKHIFPWMKESRQNQKPKTSSSSSVESCPGDKSPPGGSAASKRARTAYTSAQLVELEKEFHFNRYLCRPRRVEMANLLNLTERQIKIWFQNRRMKYKKDQKGCGMMPSPGGQSPRSPLGPSPGGGGGGYLNSMHSLVNSVPYESQSPTSYNKPAHNAYGMPTSYPPPLNSSLNNCPPSQKRYPGTGGSATPEYDAHPLQGNGGYGTHLQQVSPVYVGGGYIDSMPNNRASVFGLTHLSHTPSTNMDYNGAITMGNSHHQRVCDPNPTYTDLNTPHYSQGRIQEAPKLTHL